From the genome of Rhizobium binae, one region includes:
- a CDS encoding polyprenyl synthetase family protein, with protein MDANRDTFETRLKNNAREIEALLDALLLPNALSDEIARPETLRGAMHYAVLNGGKRLRPFLVVESAALLGGDAQAALRIGAALECVHCYSLVHDDLPAMDDDDMRRGKPTVHVKFDEATAILAGDSLLTYAFDIVAAPESALPDASKASLVLALARAAGLGGMAGGQALDLAAEKQAPDEAGIIRLQAMKTGALIRFACEAGAIIAGSPQEDRRRLRAFGEKIGLAFQLADDILDLTSDAATMGKATGKDTARGKGTLVALHGMEWADTELRRHVADAEALLAPYGARASTLVAAAHFIADRKS; from the coding sequence ATGGACGCGAACCGGGACACTTTCGAGACGAGGCTGAAGAACAACGCCCGCGAGATCGAGGCGCTGCTCGACGCATTGCTTTTGCCGAACGCCCTTTCCGACGAAATCGCCAGGCCCGAGACCCTGCGCGGCGCCATGCACTATGCCGTGCTGAATGGCGGCAAGCGGCTGCGGCCATTCCTGGTCGTCGAAAGTGCCGCTCTTCTCGGCGGCGATGCGCAGGCCGCCCTTCGCATTGGCGCCGCACTCGAATGCGTGCACTGTTATTCCCTCGTGCATGACGATCTGCCGGCCATGGACGATGACGACATGCGCCGCGGCAAACCGACGGTGCACGTCAAGTTCGATGAAGCCACCGCGATCCTCGCCGGCGACAGCCTGCTGACTTACGCCTTCGACATTGTCGCAGCACCGGAATCGGCGCTTCCCGATGCCAGCAAGGCATCGCTGGTTCTGGCGCTTGCGCGCGCCGCCGGTCTCGGCGGCATGGCTGGCGGCCAGGCGCTCGATCTCGCGGCGGAAAAACAGGCTCCAGACGAGGCCGGCATCATCCGCCTGCAGGCGATGAAAACGGGCGCGCTGATCCGCTTTGCCTGCGAGGCCGGCGCCATCATCGCAGGAAGCCCGCAGGAGGACCGCCGCCGGCTGCGCGCCTTCGGCGAAAAGATCGGCCTTGCCTTCCAGCTCGCCGACGACATTCTCGACCTGACCTCGGATGCCGCAACCATGGGCAAGGCGACCGGCAAGGACACGGCCCGCGGCAAGGGCACGCTCGTGGCGCTGCACGGTATGGAATGGGCCGATACCGAGCTCCGCCGGCATGTCGCTGACGCCGAGGCGCTGCTGGCTCCCTACGGCGCCCGTGCATCAACCCTCGTTGCCGCGGCGCATTTCATCGCCGACCGGAAGAGTTAG
- the phaR gene encoding polyhydroxyalkanoate synthesis repressor PhaR yields MAKNEGQIVIKKYANRRLYNTGTSTYVTLEDLAEMVKKGEDFIVQDAKSGDDITHSVLTQIIFEQESKTGNTLLPISFLRQLITYYGDQMQMVVPSFLEHSMRAFTEQQAQMREQVNRAFGETPLGKNLQLPMQMVEDQVRRNTELFQQAMQMFSPFMAPPAAKESRKAEAKDIDELKEQLRALQNKLDNL; encoded by the coding sequence ATGGCGAAGAATGAGGGTCAGATTGTCATTAAGAAATACGCCAATCGCCGCCTGTACAATACAGGCACCAGCACCTATGTGACGCTGGAAGATCTGGCGGAGATGGTGAAGAAGGGCGAAGATTTTATCGTCCAGGATGCAAAAAGCGGAGATGACATCACCCATTCGGTGCTGACCCAGATCATCTTCGAACAGGAATCGAAGACTGGCAACACGCTGCTTCCGATCTCCTTCCTGCGCCAGCTCATCACCTATTACGGCGACCAGATGCAGATGGTCGTGCCGAGCTTTCTCGAACATTCGATGCGCGCTTTCACCGAGCAGCAGGCCCAGATGCGCGAGCAGGTGAACCGCGCCTTTGGCGAGACGCCTCTCGGCAAGAACCTGCAATTGCCGATGCAGATGGTCGAGGACCAGGTCCGCCGCAACACCGAGCTGTTTCAGCAGGCCATGCAGATGTTCTCGCCTTTCATGGCTCCGCCGGCGGCCAAGGAAAGCCGCAAGGCCGAGGCCAAGGATATCGACGAGCTGAAGGAACAGCTCCGCGCCCTTCAGAACAAGCTCGACAACCTATAA
- a CDS encoding glutathione S-transferase family protein, which yields MNRPTLYIGNKNYSSWSFRPWMALTGAGVDFEEILIPFDYPGGNPDIKAISPTGRVPLLQHGGLRIWESLAIIEYAAELYPDAGLLPADRADRALARSVSMEMLSSFRALRNACPMNIRRPRGKIALPEGIEADIGRIEAIWRDLLQKSGGPFLFGAFSGVDAMFAPVVNRFDVYDLVSQDDTLAYMKTMKAHPAWRKWEEAARAEPWIVAEVEV from the coding sequence ATGAACAGACCGACGCTTTACATCGGCAACAAGAACTATTCTTCCTGGTCGTTCCGGCCATGGATGGCGCTGACGGGCGCCGGCGTCGATTTCGAGGAAATCCTGATCCCCTTCGACTATCCCGGCGGCAATCCCGATATCAAAGCCATCTCGCCGACCGGCCGCGTGCCCCTTCTGCAGCATGGCGGATTGAGGATATGGGAATCGCTGGCGATCATCGAATATGCCGCCGAGCTATATCCGGATGCGGGGCTCCTGCCCGCAGATCGCGCCGACCGGGCGCTCGCCCGCTCGGTTTCGATGGAGATGCTCTCGAGCTTCCGGGCCCTACGCAACGCCTGTCCGATGAATATCCGCAGGCCGAGGGGCAAGATCGCGCTGCCGGAAGGCATCGAAGCTGATATCGGCCGTATCGAGGCGATCTGGCGCGATCTTCTGCAGAAATCCGGCGGGCCGTTTCTCTTCGGCGCGTTCAGCGGCGTGGATGCGATGTTCGCGCCTGTGGTCAACCGTTTCGATGTCTATGATCTCGTCAGCCAGGATGATACGCTCGCCTATATGAAGACGATGAAGGCGCATCCGGCCTGGCGGAAATGGGAAGAGGCGGCCCGCGCCGAGCCCTGGATCGTCGCGGAAGTCGAGGTCTGA
- a CDS encoding acetyl-CoA C-acetyltransferase produces MSNASVVIASAGRTAVGSFNGAFATVPAHELGAAVIKGALARAGVDAGDVDEVILGQVLAAGEGQNPARQAAIKAGIPKEATAWGVNQLCGSGLRAVALGMQQIATGDAKIIVAGGQESMSMAPHALHLRGGVKMGDAKMVDTMIKDGLTDAFHGYHMGITAENIARQWQLSRDEQDQFAVASQNKAEAAQKAGRFTDEIIPYVIQTRKGDVTVDADEYIRHGATLEAMAKLRPAFDKDGTVTAANASGLNDGAAAAVLMSEAEAVRRGIQPLARIVSWATAGVDPSIMGTGPIPASRKALEKAGWSVGDLDLVEANEAFAAQACAVTKDLGWDPAIVNVNGGAIAIGHPIGASGARVLNTLLFEMKRRGAKKGLATLCIGGGMGVAMCFEAL; encoded by the coding sequence ATGAGCAATGCATCCGTCGTCATCGCCAGTGCAGGTCGAACAGCAGTTGGTTCGTTCAACGGCGCTTTCGCAACGGTCCCCGCGCACGAACTCGGCGCGGCCGTCATCAAAGGCGCGCTCGCGCGCGCCGGCGTCGATGCCGGCGACGTGGACGAGGTGATCCTCGGCCAGGTGCTGGCCGCAGGCGAAGGCCAGAACCCGGCTCGCCAGGCGGCGATCAAGGCCGGCATTCCGAAGGAAGCGACAGCCTGGGGCGTCAACCAGCTCTGCGGCTCAGGCCTGCGCGCCGTTGCGCTCGGCATGCAGCAGATTGCCACCGGCGATGCCAAGATCATCGTTGCCGGCGGCCAGGAATCCATGTCGATGGCGCCGCATGCCCTGCACTTGCGCGGCGGCGTCAAGATGGGTGACGCGAAGATGGTCGACACGATGATCAAGGATGGCCTGACCGATGCCTTCCATGGTTATCACATGGGCATCACCGCCGAGAATATTGCGCGTCAATGGCAGCTTTCGCGCGACGAACAGGATCAGTTCGCCGTCGCTTCACAGAACAAGGCCGAAGCCGCCCAGAAAGCCGGCCGATTTACCGATGAGATCATCCCTTATGTCATCCAGACGCGTAAGGGCGACGTTACGGTTGATGCCGACGAGTATATCCGCCACGGCGCCACGCTGGAGGCGATGGCCAAGCTGCGGCCGGCCTTCGACAAGGACGGCACGGTGACGGCTGCGAATGCCTCCGGTCTCAATGACGGCGCCGCAGCAGCAGTGCTGATGAGCGAAGCCGAAGCGGTCCGCCGCGGCATCCAGCCGCTCGCCCGCATCGTTTCCTGGGCAACGGCGGGCGTCGATCCTTCAATCATGGGTACCGGCCCGATCCCGGCGTCCCGCAAGGCGCTGGAAAAGGCCGGCTGGTCGGTCGGCGATCTCGATCTCGTCGAAGCCAACGAGGCTTTTGCGGCGCAAGCCTGCGCTGTCACCAAGGATCTCGGTTGGGATCCTGCTATCGTCAACGTCAATGGCGGGGCGATTGCCATCGGCCACCCGATCGGCGCTTCCGGCGCGCGCGTTCTCAACACGCTGCTGTTCGAAATGAAGCGCCGCGGCGCGAAGAAGGGCCTGGCCACGCTTTGCATCGGCGGCGGCATGGGTGTCGCCATGTGCTTCGAAGCACTTTAA
- a CDS encoding DUF1868 domain-containing protein has product MTAMTFSPELLRYSKRHNSNPPAHLGSRYRKAGGFLPEAGNTIVCHVEKASRTQAALIEARERYLVMPEAPQFLFTPISSLHMTLFEGIIESRRRQECWPHDLPLDVPIDDMTALLAERLEGFSMAEPFKVAVVAARPSGLLVDGVTESDRKIMRAWRDAFADLLGYRQPNHLDYKFHITFAYPTEWLEDEALPRWQAMLDSVAADIRRKTPVLELTPPAFCVFEDMNHFHELLIFDIGA; this is encoded by the coding sequence ATGACCGCAATGACCTTTTCTCCCGAGCTTCTTCGTTATTCGAAGAGGCACAATTCAAATCCGCCCGCCCATCTCGGCAGCCGCTATCGCAAGGCTGGCGGCTTCCTGCCGGAAGCCGGCAATACCATCGTCTGTCATGTCGAGAAGGCATCGCGGACGCAGGCGGCGCTGATCGAGGCGCGCGAAAGATATCTGGTCATGCCCGAGGCCCCGCAGTTCCTCTTCACGCCGATCTCGAGTCTCCATATGACGCTTTTCGAAGGCATCATCGAGAGCCGGCGCCGGCAGGAGTGCTGGCCGCATGATCTTCCTCTCGATGTGCCGATTGACGACATGACCGCGCTGCTGGCAGAGCGGCTCGAAGGCTTTTCTATGGCCGAGCCTTTCAAGGTCGCCGTCGTCGCAGCCCGCCCGTCAGGGCTGTTGGTCGACGGGGTGACGGAGAGCGACCGCAAGATCATGCGTGCCTGGCGCGATGCCTTTGCCGATCTTCTCGGCTATCGCCAGCCGAACCATCTGGATTACAAATTCCACATTACCTTCGCCTATCCGACCGAATGGCTGGAGGATGAAGCGTTGCCGCGCTGGCAGGCGATGCTGGACTCGGTGGCCGCGGATATCCGCCGCAAGACACCCGTCTTAGAGCTGACGCCGCCGGCGTTCTGCGTGTTTGAGGACATGAACCATTTCCACGAACTGCTGATCTTCGATATCGGCGCCTGA
- the mtgA gene encoding monofunctional biosynthetic peptidoglycan transglycosylase, with the protein MDIAPETEDIVDMPAHRRWFENRPVLKRIVVAVLALVVLPYVLIFFYLLPFIHPVSTLMLRDLVLLRGYDRRWVSLDEISPALVQSVMMSEDGQYCFHGGVDWAEMRMLVEDTLKGQATRGGSTIPMQTAKNLFLWNSRSFVRKAMELPLAVSTDFVLSKRRLMEIYLNIAEWGPGIYGVEAAAQHHFKVPASKLTRRQASLLAVSLPNPIDRNAGKPGRGLRRLAGVIERRAQGSGDYIKCIYE; encoded by the coding sequence TTGGATATAGCGCCGGAGACAGAGGATATCGTCGACATGCCGGCCCATCGGCGATGGTTCGAAAATCGGCCTGTGCTGAAGCGCATCGTTGTTGCCGTGCTGGCATTGGTCGTCCTTCCCTATGTGCTGATCTTTTTCTACCTGCTGCCCTTCATCCACCCGGTCTCGACGCTGATGCTGCGCGATCTCGTGCTGCTGCGCGGTTATGACCGCAGATGGGTATCGCTGGACGAGATCTCGCCTGCACTGGTGCAGTCGGTGATGATGTCCGAGGACGGGCAATATTGTTTTCATGGCGGCGTCGACTGGGCGGAGATGCGCATGCTGGTCGAGGATACGCTGAAGGGCCAGGCAACGCGCGGCGGCAGCACCATCCCGATGCAGACGGCCAAGAATCTCTTTCTCTGGAACAGCCGCTCCTTCGTGCGTAAGGCGATGGAGCTTCCGCTCGCCGTCTCCACGGATTTCGTCCTGTCGAAGCGGCGGCTGATGGAAATCTATCTCAACATCGCCGAATGGGGTCCCGGCATCTACGGCGTCGAGGCGGCGGCCCAGCATCATTTCAAGGTTCCGGCCTCGAAGCTGACGCGGCGGCAGGCGTCGCTGCTGGCCGTGTCGCTCCCGAACCCGATCGACCGCAATGCCGGCAAGCCGGGACGCGGCCTTCGCCGGCTGGCCGGCGTCATCGAAAGGCGTGCGCAGGGTTCGGGCGATTACATCAAATGCATCTATGAATGA
- the rpmF gene encoding 50S ribosomal protein L32, translating into MAVPKRKTSPSKRGMRRSADALKAPTYVEDKNSGELRRPHHIDLKTGMYRGRQVLTPKESA; encoded by the coding sequence ATGGCTGTACCGAAGAGAAAAACGAGCCCGTCCAAGCGCGGCATGCGCCGTTCGGCTGATGCGCTGAAGGCTCCGACCTATGTCGAAGACAAGAATTCCGGCGAACTGCGTCGCCCGCATCACATCGACCTGAAGACCGGCATGTATCGCGGCCGCCAGGTCCTGACGCCGAAGGAAAGCGCATAA